One Mercurialis annua linkage group LG3, ddMerAnnu1.2, whole genome shotgun sequence DNA window includes the following coding sequences:
- the LOC126675061 gene encoding uncharacterized protein LOC126675061 isoform X1, protein MKKMEILLPLCICLSFFITSCVGFQIQLQSSSHTQQAVISTVDGLHFHPSLPRKLRLLLAPHDPPIYVQAQVHPISNNNHQKHLSGTRQEWVERADTSEFFTMDYSRVRRRRPIHNKSLPAAP, encoded by the exons ATGAAGAAAATGGAGATATTATTACCACTATGCATTTGCCTGTCTTTTTTCATAACATCTTGTGTTGGTTTTCAAATTCAGCTGCAATCATCATCTCATACTCAACAAG CAGTTATTAGTACTGTTGATGGATTGCATTTTCATCCTTCACTTCCAAGAAAGCTCAGGCTGCTCCTTGCTCCTCATGACCCACCAATTTATGTTCAAGCTCAAGTTCATCCCATTTCAAACAATAACCACCAAAAACATTTATCAG GAACAAGGCAAGAATGGGTGGAGCGGGCAGACACGTCGGAGTTTTTCACGATGGATTATTCCCGAGTTCGGAGAAGACGTCCTATACATAACAAATCCTTGCCGGCTGCTCCATGA
- the LOC126674475 gene encoding uncharacterized protein LOC126674475 → MKLDSEQVLRLGTVDNKSNTKYLEYHKIDADSNGLKSANLTVNDDQNGTFYDLKTREENLIHFHSANNENGWIASKFDHTMMDNEKELRDFVKPMALTHSSLKSFDQDSVFYVDKNVMIPEPPEFVVCFGENTYRVVKENAYHVKDICVDEGVPSQDKFLFNTDVEEKKFSKILIPEKERISEIEKERIDQDLNAPVLSKTELLFECDSEESAPDAIEEISNDKSKEVFSLGELLSMSEVELELSQSKSSLNRINESIQKPIENTILATDLASRSVDAAAEESGSEEAIFGALNLDSAAEALHNSQDQTVAATSASSSATEESESGSKKEKLQSHNLDCATESTSTDGEELSCMSKVESKNTSDINPSPAVNGGSEHLNSRNSFRHEVTTTEQFSGQLQYYPGESSFSAAGPLSGLITYSGPIAYSGSLSLRSDSSTTSARSFAFPILQSEWNSSPVRMAKADRRRCSWRQGLLCCRF, encoded by the exons ATGAAACTAG ATAGTGAACAAGTACTTCGCCTTGGAACTGTTGACAATAAGTCCAACACCAAATATTTAGAATACCACAAAATTGATGCGGACTCTAATGGACTTAAATCTGCAAATTTGACTGTAAATGATGATCAGAATGGAACCTTCTATGACTTGAAGACCAGGGAAGAAAATCTCATTCATTTTCATTCAGCCAATAATGAGAATGGTTGGATTGCCTCGAAATTTGATCATACAATGATGGATAATGAGAAGGAACTAAGGGATTTTGTGAAACCAATGGCGTTGACTCATTCTTCATTGAAATCATTTGACCAAGATTCAGTGTTCTATGTAGACAAAAATGTTATGATACCTGAACCGCCAGAATTTGTTGTTTGCTTCGGGGAGAACACATACCGTGTTGTCAAGGAGAATGCTTACCATGTGAAGGACATATGTGTTGACGAGGGTGTTCCTTCTCAGGACAAGTTCTTGTTTAACACAGATGTAGAGGAGAAGAAATTTTCCAAAATTCTGATTCCTGAGAAGGAGAGAATCAGTGAAATAGAAAAGGAAAGAATTGATCAAGATTTGAATGCTCCGGTCCTGTCTAAAACTGAGTTGCTCTTTGAATGTGATTCCGAGGAGTCGGCGCCTGATGCAATTGAAGAAATTTCAAATGATAAATCTAAAGAGGTTTTTTCACTTGGAGAATTGCTCTCTATGTCAGAGGTAGAACTAGAGCTTTCACAATCCAAATCTTCGCTAAACCGCATCAATGAATCTATTCAG AAGCCAATTGAGAACACAATCCTTGCTACAGATTTGGCGAGTCGATCGGTTGATGCGGCAGCTGAAGAATCTGGCTCTGAGGAAGCAATATTTGGAGCTCTTAACCTGGATTCTGCAGCCGAGGCACTACATAATTCTCAGGATCAAACAGTAGCAGCAACCTCTGCTTCCAGTTCTGCAACTGAAGAATCAGAAAGTGGCAGCAAGAAAGAAAAATTGCAAAGTCATAATCTCGATTGTGCAACCGAGTCTACCAGTACAGATGGTGAGGAATTATCTTGCATGAGCAAGGTGGAGAGTAAAAACACTTCTGATATCAACCCCTCACCCGCAGTCAATGGTGGCTCAGAGCATCTTAATTCTCGAAATTCATTCAGGCATGAAGTTACCACCACCGAGCAATTTTCAGGTCAACTTCAGTATTATCCTGGGGAGTCAAGTTTCTCAGCTGCAGGTCCTTTATCTGGTCTGATAACCTACTCAGGACCCATCGCGTATTCTGGCAGCCTCTCTCTTAGATCAGATAGCAGCACCACTAGTGCTCGCTCCTTTGCCTTCCCCAT ATTGCAGTCTGAATGGAACAGTAGCCCTGTAAGAATGGCAAAAGCTGACCGGAGACGTTGCAGTTGGAGGCAGGGCCTTCTTTGCTGTAGATTCTGA
- the LOC126675061 gene encoding uncharacterized protein LOC126675061 isoform X2, producing MKKMEILLPLCICLSFFITSCVGFQIQLQSSSHTQQVISTVDGLHFHPSLPRKLRLLLAPHDPPIYVQAQVHPISNNNHQKHLSGTRQEWVERADTSEFFTMDYSRVRRRRPIHNKSLPAAP from the exons ATGAAGAAAATGGAGATATTATTACCACTATGCATTTGCCTGTCTTTTTTCATAACATCTTGTGTTGGTTTTCAAATTCAGCTGCAATCATCATCTCATACTCAACAAG TTATTAGTACTGTTGATGGATTGCATTTTCATCCTTCACTTCCAAGAAAGCTCAGGCTGCTCCTTGCTCCTCATGACCCACCAATTTATGTTCAAGCTCAAGTTCATCCCATTTCAAACAATAACCACCAAAAACATTTATCAG GAACAAGGCAAGAATGGGTGGAGCGGGCAGACACGTCGGAGTTTTTCACGATGGATTATTCCCGAGTTCGGAGAAGACGTCCTATACATAACAAATCCTTGCCGGCTGCTCCATGA
- the LOC126671397 gene encoding basic leucine zipper 43: protein MEPQEIKGFHYYANSSFQNLLSLSPAETNTLSYANLSQNLESSSSFFHRSFPSNSPIYFSDHTLSPNTSPLSTDSTLFETSDHQLSLISHEKKLKRIISNRESARRSRIRKKRQIEELECQVNNLRTMNHQLSEKVIQLLENNQQILQENSQLKEKISSLQLVISDFLMPMRNVGCDNIRHRGG from the exons ATGGAGCCGCAGGAAATAAAGGGTTTTCATTATTATGCAAATTcttcatttcaaaatcttctatCTTTATCTCCTGCGGAAACCAACACTCTATCTTACGCAAATTTATCTCAAAATTTAGAATCGAGCTCTAGTTTTTTCCACAGATCATTCCCATCCAACTCTCCGATCTATTTCTCAGATCATACTTTGTCTCCAAATACGTCACCTCTCAGTACAGACTCTACTCTGTTTGAAACGAGTGACCACCAACTAAGTTTGATCTCTCATGAGAAAAAACTTAAGAGGATAATCTCCAATAGGGAATCTGCTCGAAGATCACGTATACGTAAGAAAAGGCAAATTGAAGAGCTTGAATGTCAGGTTAATAATCTCCGAACCATGAACCATCAGCTCTCGGAGAAGGTTATTCAGTTGTTGGAGAACAACCAGCAAATCCTCCAAGAGAATTCTCAGCTTAAAGAGAAAATTTCTTCTCTTCAGCTCGTTATATCCGACTTTCTCATGCCTATGCGAAATGTTGGATGCGACAACATCCGCCATAGAG GAGGCTAG
- the LOC126671398 gene encoding uncharacterized protein LOC126671398 has protein sequence MASPPPPISPPSASNSGNSASHFPPSKVEDGNNKNSTVLNVLDEMPHSPHFQILDSEEYMDKYRKYEGDYTRRLMSKYFSKQNLYGGNIFDDKNTFGDETILSSRWPCLRSFADPVKSFEEQRNVGSTSET, from the exons ATGGCATCGCCACCGCCACCAATATCGCCGCCTTCCGCCTCAAATTCCGGCAATTCCGCCTCTCATTTTCCTCCGTCAAAG GTTGAAGATGGCAATAACAAGAACAGCACTGTCCTCAATGTGCTCGATGAAATGCCTCACTCACCCCATTTTCA GATTCTTGATAGTGAAGAATACATGGACAAATATAGAAAGTATGAAGGGGATTACACTCGTAGATTGATGTCGAAATACTTCTCTAAGCAGAATCTTTATGGAG GAAACATATTTGACGATAAAAATACCTTTGGTGACGAGACTATACTGTCAAGCAG ATGGCCTTGTCTAAGATCATTTGCAGACCCAGTGAAAAGTTTTGAGGAACAGAGAAATGTCGGTTCAACATCTGAAACATGA